The following are encoded together in the Vibrio zhugei genome:
- the hslR gene encoding ribosome-associated heat shock protein Hsp15, with amino-acid sequence MSSNSEAVRLDKWLWAARFYKTRSVARNMVDGGKVHYNGQRSKPSKVVELGAHITLRQGHEEKTVVIENISAQRRGAPEAQTLYSETAESIAKRERNALARKLNAQNPSPDRRPDKKQRRDIIRFKNQN; translated from the coding sequence ATGAGTTCCAATTCTGAGGCAGTTAGGCTAGATAAATGGCTGTGGGCTGCTCGATTTTATAAAACACGCTCTGTCGCAAGGAATATGGTCGACGGCGGTAAAGTCCATTATAATGGCCAACGTAGCAAGCCGAGTAAAGTGGTAGAGCTAGGAGCCCATATTACGCTTCGCCAAGGTCACGAAGAGAAAACAGTGGTGATTGAAAATATCTCCGCTCAACGACGTGGCGCCCCAGAAGCACAAACACTATACAGTGAAACGGCAGAGAGTATCGCAAAACGTGAGCGTAATGCATTAGCACGCAAACTCAATGCGCAAAACCCTAGCCCAGATCGTCGCCCAGATAAAAAACAGCGACGAGATATTATTAGATTCAAAAACCAAAATTAA
- the gspC gene encoding type II secretion system protein GspC → MERIDLNLFSSTRLNTAMTYLKGPRWHRSVSLGCSVVFIAGCAWVLGETVWFFPDKDHSVPAWTASHVVVNQPSSGLNINDLKQANLFGRYTEKPSDDELQSVAVDAPKTRLNLNLVGVVASSSSRSSLAVISHQGSQDTYGIGETVDGTSVKLKAVLPDRVIIDNAGRDETLMLSGLDYSKPRLNRASRVPEQESPTEIQQQWRAIRDEIKQSPSAILKYVHVSRIKNDANVKGFRLTSGKNKVLFTSLGLQSGDIATKINGIDLTAPDALTRVMSVLSNNKDINLIVERNNQVRTIKFEL, encoded by the coding sequence GTGGAGCGGATAGATTTGAATTTGTTTTCATCGACTCGCCTAAATACGGCGATGACTTACCTAAAAGGACCTCGCTGGCATCGTTCAGTGAGCTTAGGGTGTAGTGTGGTTTTCATCGCGGGTTGTGCATGGGTGTTAGGAGAAACCGTGTGGTTTTTTCCTGATAAAGATCATAGCGTACCAGCCTGGACCGCTAGCCATGTTGTGGTTAATCAACCGTCATCAGGCCTCAATATTAATGACCTAAAGCAAGCGAATTTGTTTGGGCGTTATACTGAGAAGCCCTCGGATGATGAGCTTCAGTCCGTTGCGGTCGATGCCCCTAAAACGCGTCTCAACCTTAATTTGGTCGGAGTGGTAGCAAGTTCCAGCTCCCGTTCCAGTCTTGCCGTCATTTCTCATCAAGGGTCACAAGATACCTATGGTATTGGTGAAACCGTCGATGGCACAAGCGTGAAACTCAAAGCCGTTTTGCCGGATCGGGTGATTATTGACAATGCCGGACGCGATGAAACACTCATGCTCAGTGGATTAGATTACAGCAAACCGAGATTGAATCGTGCAAGTCGCGTCCCCGAGCAAGAGTCTCCGACTGAGATTCAGCAACAATGGCGTGCCATTCGCGATGAAATTAAGCAAAGTCCTAGCGCCATTTTGAAGTACGTTCATGTCTCACGCATAAAAAATGATGCGAACGTGAAAGGATTTCGACTGACTTCTGGCAAAAATAAAGTCTTGTTCACATCTTTAGGTCTGCAATCCGGTGATATTGCTACTAAAATCAATGGCATTGATTTGACTGCACCCGATGCACTGACGAGAGTCATGAGTGTATTATCGAATAATAAAGACATTAATCTTATCGTCGAACGTAATAACCAAGTACGTACTATTAAGTTCGAGTTATAA
- the gspD gene encoding type II secretion system secretin GspD: protein MKHWLKKSTWLLVAATMFAPAVSASEFSASFKGTDIQEFINIVGRNLDKTIIVDPSVRGKIDVRSYDTLDDKQYYSFFLNVLQVYGFAVVPMDNGILKVVKSKDAKTGAIPVLGDGQHASGDNVITQVVSVKNVSVRELSPLLRQLIDNAGAGNVVHYDPANIILLTGRAAVVNRLADIIHRVDQVGDKDVDVVELKNASASEMVRIVQSLSKNNERKNTPEYLQPKFVADERTNSILVSGDPKVRQRMIKLIKKLDVEMAVKGNSRVVYLKYAKAKDLVDVLKGVSDSMLKSKGDGKKSSSSRNDVVIAAHKETNSLVISAPKDIMKSLLNIIDQLDIRRAQVLIEALIVEMSESDGIKLGVQWGSLESGSAIQYNNTGASIGKVMVGLEEAKDTETTTYYNDANGIRRAQTNKESGDYDTLASALSGINGAAVSIMMGDWTALINAVASDSSTNILSSPSITVMDNGEASFIVGEEVPVITGSTAGANNDNPFQTVDRKEVGIKLKVVPQINEGDSVQLHIEQEVSNVLGANGAVDVRFAKRQLNTSVMVKDGQMLVLGGLIDNRTAESESKVPLLGDIPIIGQLFRSTSSQSEKKNLMVFIKPTILRNGMTADGVTQRKYNYIRAEQLYKSQKGMKLMDDANIPVLPKFGDDRQHAAELQAFIDQMEENK, encoded by the coding sequence GTGAAGCATTGGCTCAAGAAAAGCACGTGGCTACTAGTCGCGGCCACTATGTTTGCGCCTGCCGTATCGGCAAGCGAGTTTAGTGCCAGTTTTAAAGGGACAGATATTCAAGAGTTTATCAACATTGTTGGCCGTAACCTTGATAAGACGATCATTGTTGATCCCTCGGTGCGTGGCAAGATCGATGTACGCAGTTACGATACGTTGGACGATAAACAGTATTACAGTTTTTTCCTTAATGTCTTGCAGGTATACGGCTTCGCGGTTGTGCCGATGGATAATGGCATTCTGAAAGTCGTGAAATCAAAAGATGCGAAAACGGGAGCGATTCCAGTATTGGGGGATGGCCAGCATGCCTCTGGCGATAATGTGATTACTCAAGTGGTGTCGGTAAAAAATGTCTCCGTACGTGAACTGTCTCCTTTGCTGCGCCAACTGATTGATAATGCAGGTGCTGGTAATGTGGTGCATTACGATCCCGCGAATATCATTTTGCTGACTGGCCGTGCAGCGGTGGTGAATCGACTCGCGGATATTATTCATCGCGTTGATCAAGTGGGTGACAAAGACGTTGATGTTGTGGAGTTGAAGAATGCATCGGCCTCTGAAATGGTTCGCATTGTTCAGTCTCTTAGTAAAAACAATGAACGTAAGAACACGCCCGAATATTTGCAGCCTAAGTTTGTTGCCGATGAACGTACGAACTCTATTTTGGTTTCTGGTGATCCGAAAGTTCGCCAAAGAATGATCAAATTGATTAAAAAGCTCGATGTCGAAATGGCGGTTAAGGGCAACAGTCGAGTCGTGTATCTTAAGTACGCCAAAGCCAAAGATTTAGTGGATGTGCTTAAAGGGGTGTCAGACAGCATGTTGAAGAGTAAAGGGGATGGTAAAAAGTCGTCTAGCTCACGTAACGATGTGGTGATCGCCGCGCACAAAGAAACCAACTCTCTTGTCATCAGCGCTCCTAAAGACATCATGAAGTCTCTACTCAATATTATCGATCAGTTAGATATTCGTCGTGCGCAGGTATTGATTGAAGCTCTGATTGTGGAAATGTCAGAAAGTGATGGGATTAAGCTTGGGGTGCAGTGGGGCTCTTTAGAAAGTGGCTCTGCGATTCAGTATAACAATACTGGCGCTTCTATTGGCAAAGTGATGGTGGGTCTAGAAGAAGCCAAAGATACCGAAACGACCACTTATTATAATGATGCGAATGGGATTCGACGCGCACAAACCAATAAAGAATCTGGGGATTATGACACATTAGCCTCTGCGCTTTCAGGCATTAATGGTGCGGCGGTCAGTATTATGATGGGTGACTGGACAGCGCTGATTAATGCGGTAGCGAGTGATTCCAGTACCAATATTCTGTCTTCACCAAGCATTACCGTGATGGATAACGGGGAAGCCTCATTCATTGTCGGCGAAGAAGTCCCTGTGATCACCGGTTCAACGGCGGGCGCTAACAATGATAACCCATTCCAAACGGTTGACCGTAAGGAAGTGGGGATCAAGCTGAAAGTGGTACCGCAAATCAACGAAGGTGATTCCGTACAGTTACACATTGAGCAAGAAGTCTCGAATGTACTCGGCGCTAATGGTGCCGTTGATGTGCGCTTTGCTAAACGTCAGCTTAATACCTCGGTGATGGTCAAAGATGGACAAATGCTTGTCCTCGGTGGTCTGATTGATAACCGTACCGCTGAAAGTGAATCGAAAGTGCCGTTATTAGGTGATATTCCGATCATCGGGCAATTGTTCCGCTCGACCAGTTCACAGTCAGAAAAGAAAAACTTGATGGTCTTTATTAAGCCGACGATTTTGCGTAATGGCATGACGGCGGATGGCGTGACTCAGCGTAAGTACAACTATATTCGAGCTGAGCAGTTATATAAGTCGCAGAAAGGCATGAAGCTGATGGACGATGCGAATATTCCGGTGCTACCGAAGTTTGGCGATGATCGTCAGCATGCGGCAGAACTGCAAGCCTTTATTGATCAAATGGAAGAGAATAAATAA
- the pckA gene encoding phosphoenolpyruvate carboxykinase (ATP), which translates to MTTADHAMVANLELSEYGISGVTEILHNPSYEQLFEEETDSTLAGYEKGIVTELGAVAVDTGIFTGRSPKDKYIVEDETTRDTLWWTSPQAKNDNKPMSQAVWDDLKATVAKQLSNKRLFVVDGFCGANPETRLCVRFITEVAWQAHFVKNMFIRPSEDELQHFTPDFVVMNAAKCTNPNWQQHGLNSENFTAFHLTEKMQLIGGTWYGGEMKKGIFAMMNYFLPLQDIAAMHCSANQGIEGDVAIFFGLSGTGKTTLSTDPKRALIGDDEHGWDDEGVFNFEGGCYAKTIKLSKEAEPDIYNAIRRDALLENVVVNAQGVIDFDDSSKTENTRVSYPIYHIDNIVKPVSKGGHAKKVIFLSADAFGVLPPVSKLTPEQTKYHFLSGFTAKLAGTERGITEPTPTFSACFGAAFLTLHPTKYAEVLVKRMEAAGAQAYLVNTGWNGTGKRISIQDTRAIIDAILDGSIEQAPTKTVPIFNFEIPTQLHDVDNEILDPRDTYVDPLQWESKAYDLAKRFIDNFDKYTDTEEGQALVSAGPQIK; encoded by the coding sequence ATGACCACTGCGGACCATGCCATGGTTGCAAACTTAGAACTCTCTGAATACGGTATTTCTGGCGTAACAGAAATTCTGCATAATCCCAGTTATGAACAACTCTTTGAAGAAGAAACCGATTCGACCCTCGCGGGGTATGAAAAAGGGATCGTAACTGAGCTTGGTGCTGTAGCGGTCGATACTGGTATTTTTACGGGGCGCTCGCCGAAAGATAAGTACATTGTCGAAGATGAGACGACGCGAGATACACTGTGGTGGACCTCGCCACAAGCGAAGAATGACAATAAACCCATGTCGCAAGCAGTGTGGGATGATCTGAAAGCAACAGTAGCCAAACAGCTGTCCAATAAGCGGTTGTTTGTGGTCGATGGATTTTGTGGGGCCAATCCAGAAACTCGTCTTTGCGTGCGTTTTATTACTGAGGTCGCTTGGCAAGCGCATTTTGTGAAGAATATGTTTATTCGACCATCAGAAGACGAGCTGCAACACTTTACGCCAGATTTTGTCGTGATGAACGCCGCCAAATGCACCAACCCGAACTGGCAACAACATGGTCTGAATTCAGAAAACTTTACCGCCTTCCATCTCACCGAAAAAATGCAACTCATTGGTGGCACATGGTATGGCGGCGAAATGAAAAAAGGCATTTTTGCCATGATGAATTACTTCCTTCCTTTGCAAGATATTGCCGCGATGCACTGCTCGGCAAATCAAGGAATAGAAGGGGACGTGGCAATCTTCTTTGGCTTATCCGGTACGGGTAAAACCACCTTATCGACCGATCCTAAACGTGCCCTCATTGGTGATGACGAACATGGTTGGGACGACGAAGGTGTCTTTAACTTTGAAGGAGGGTGCTACGCCAAAACCATTAAGTTATCCAAAGAGGCGGAACCGGACATTTACAACGCGATTCGCCGTGACGCGTTACTTGAGAATGTCGTGGTGAATGCGCAGGGTGTGATTGATTTTGATGACAGTTCAAAAACCGAAAACACGCGTGTCTCCTACCCAATTTATCATATCGATAATATTGTTAAGCCGGTCTCGAAAGGCGGCCATGCGAAAAAAGTGATCTTCCTATCAGCGGATGCTTTTGGCGTCTTACCGCCAGTGTCGAAGTTAACCCCCGAGCAAACCAAGTATCACTTTTTGTCCGGTTTCACAGCCAAACTAGCGGGAACAGAGCGTGGGATCACCGAACCGACCCCAACATTCTCAGCGTGTTTTGGCGCCGCGTTTTTGACTTTGCACCCCACCAAATATGCAGAAGTGCTGGTTAAACGCATGGAAGCAGCTGGGGCTCAGGCCTACCTCGTGAATACGGGTTGGAATGGCACAGGAAAACGGATATCCATTCAAGATACGCGGGCCATCATCGATGCCATTTTAGATGGATCGATTGAACAAGCCCCAACCAAAACCGTGCCGATATTTAACTTCGAGATTCCAACGCAATTGCACGATGTGGATAACGAGATTTTGGATCCTCGTGATACCTATGTGGACCCATTGCAGTGGGAAAGCAAAGCCTACGATCTTGCGAAACGGTTTATTGATAACTTCGATAAATATACCGATACCGAAGAAGGCCAAGCGTTAGTCAGCGCCGGACCACAAATCAAGTAA
- the hslO gene encoding Hsp33 family molecular chaperone HslO — MANNMLNRYLFENLSVRGELVQLDETYQKIITSKEYPTAVQRLLGELVVATSLLTATLKFEGSITVQLQGDGPLTLAVINGDNNHNVRGVARCSDDIPDDASIHDMLGKGHIVITIEPKDGERYQGVVGLEGNDLSEIIENYFARSEQLKTRMWLRVGEHNGQAHAAGMLIQVMPDGTGSAEDFERLEQLTDTIKNEELFTLEANELLYRLYNQETVKLYEPKPITFFCSCSHERSAAAIITLNRQEVENILAEEGHISLHCDYCGTNYTFDPMEVAELFVQANQQGSQQTH, encoded by the coding sequence ATGGCAAATAACATGCTTAATCGCTATCTCTTCGAGAACTTATCAGTGCGTGGCGAGCTGGTACAACTGGATGAAACGTACCAGAAAATTATTACCAGTAAGGAATACCCAACTGCCGTTCAACGCCTACTTGGCGAATTGGTTGTCGCCACTTCTTTGTTAACTGCAACATTAAAATTTGAAGGCTCGATCACAGTACAACTGCAAGGTGATGGTCCGTTGACCCTCGCGGTGATTAATGGCGATAACAATCACAACGTACGTGGTGTCGCGCGCTGCAGCGATGATATTCCAGACGATGCCTCTATTCATGACATGCTGGGTAAAGGGCATATCGTGATTACTATCGAACCGAAAGATGGTGAGCGCTATCAAGGTGTCGTGGGCCTAGAAGGTAACGACCTCTCAGAAATCATTGAAAACTACTTTGCACGTTCTGAACAACTGAAAACACGTATGTGGTTACGTGTTGGAGAACACAACGGCCAAGCGCACGCTGCCGGTATGCTGATCCAGGTGATGCCTGATGGCACCGGTTCTGCCGAAGATTTTGAGCGTTTAGAGCAGTTAACGGACACCATCAAAAATGAAGAGTTATTTACCTTAGAAGCGAATGAACTGTTGTACCGTTTATACAACCAAGAAACGGTTAAGCTGTATGAACCTAAGCCTATCACGTTTTTCTGTAGCTGCTCACATGAGCGCAGCGCCGCCGCAATCATTACGTTAAATCGTCAAGAAGTCGAGAACATCCTAGCAGAAGAAGGTCATATTTCTCTGCACTGCGACTACTGTGGTACCAACTATACATTCGATCCAATGGAAGTGGCCGAACTGTTTGTTCAGGCAAACCAACAAGGTAGCCAACAGACACATTAA